aacattttctttatttttacataatgaggTATTTACGATTAGAATAGATTGTCAAAACATAGTTTCTCcgaagatgggttaattttgttgattcaattacaagaaatggttttaaaccaatttttgaacatataaaaggtaatgacaatacattagccaatatcttatcaagattaatttgttgaacaggTATGGAATATCGTGGACCATTATCAGCAAATAGCACAAGGCCGCAAAGCAAAAGAGCTTCTTTTAATAGCATAATGATGCACCATCAACCTCCACCATTCAGTTATTTCAAAGTAGCATAAGCAGACCATCATCACCACCAGTACCTACTTTCaactttaatggcaatattgttgaaggaatcagaaatccaaccCTGAGATATAGGTCAAGAGCACCATAGCTTTTTGATAAGCAACAGGTTCTCTTAtataatttttggaatatccaaATAAAGCAGCCAAACATGAagttaggtcatgaaaaattaattagagccttGAAACAATAGTttgatagttttaattttaatttccatcaaAGCCGGCATCTtattcattctcttgagcacAACCTTTAAGTCATCTCTAGAGAACACGAGTCTTTACTCaataagtttaccaaaatgagCCAAGAACTCCAAGCTCTTAGAATGCGGCAGAAGGCAAGTGACACCCAAAAAAGAGAATTAAAATAGGTTTAGAAATTgatcagcataagaataaaggaaAATAGGTTATTGAACCCATAAAACAAGAGTCTAATGAGCCCATAGAAGAGATTAAGATTGACCTCttagaagaagacattgaaatAGAGCAACATCAAAATAATGAGTAACATTAGCATCTGAGTgacaaagacaaaaaaaaaaaaaagatatgaaagttttcttaggaataTATCTTTAGACTTAATATTATATGATattttattagaagaaatttcaaaagcaaaactAAGAATAATGCCAACAGATATGCAGAATGAGATTCTGAGCAGAGCATCATAGTCcatgaaagagttacaattacaattacaatacgccttgtatcagtccatctttgatccaaaaccagggatggatattattacaaagatgtattCACCATGTCTTTTTGATAGTACAGAAACTCAATTTTTATCTGGTCTCGGCTTCTTTGACTTAAACTAGGATTCTGAACCTAGTGCCTCTGTACACTTAATTCATTCTTGTATGGTCAAGCATAAGTTCTGATCTTTAGAAAGATGTGAATCTTATCAAAACTCATCCTGATCTTTAGCAATCTTAATTCAACCTGGACTCGACCGAGCCGAGCCACGCTTGAGTCTGACCCTTTAACAGTCCTCCTGCTATTAAGACTGTCAAATTAATGCTCTACTGGGCTGGGAGCCAACTAGCCTGAGGAATCATCATTGGGTCAAAAATCGTGGCCTTTCATATCGGGTCATTTTTTCTTAGCCAAAATTCTGTATTTCAGCCCAAAACAAAatgttaactttttttttttatattttttttaagggtaaattacatagtaacccctcaggtttgaggtctattacaacctcatacaacaactttaaaacatttcactttcatacatccaataccattttatttcaaaataacacatccgttagattttacatccattagtctgttaaatgctgacgtggctgccacatttgtgctgatgtggttgccacatgacaaaaaaaatattttttaatttaaaaaaaatctaaatcttctaaatattaaaataaaaaaataaaaaaactagaaaaaccCGAAACCCAGATCCCTTCATTCCCCCCCCCACCCTTCTGCAACTCCCAAAATCCTCTCTTCTCCCCGCAACCCCCAAACCCATAACTTTCACTCGCTCTTCTCTCTTCCCTCGAGACAAAAGAAATGGGTCAGGGAACGCCTGGTGGGTTGAATCGACAAGGTCTACCGGGCGACCGTAAGCCCGATGGGAACgacaagaaagagaagaagtttGAGCCGGCAGCTCCGCCTGCCCCAGTCGGCCGTAAACAGCGCAAGCAGAAGGGTCCCGAAGCTGCGGCACGGCTCTCGATGGTGACCCGCTGACAAAGTGCAAGCTTCAGGAACCAGGAGCGGCTCAAGCCGCAGGAGGAGAAAGCCGAATCAAGGACTATCTCCTCATGGCGGAGGAGTTCGTCACAAACCAGGAGCGGCTCAAGCCGCCGGAGGAGAAAGCCGAGGAATACAGATCTAAAGTTGACGATCTCCGAGGCTCACCGATGAGCGTGGGGAATTTGGAAGAGTTAATTGATGAGAATCACGCCATTGTTTCGTCCTCCGTTGGTCCTGAGTACTACGTTGGGATATTGATGAGAATCACGCCATTGTTTCGTCCTCCGTGGGTCTTTAGGGTTTTTGATTGATTTGCAAtgattgggttttttttttcttctttcttttctttctgggttgcagagaagaagatgaagatgggtgaAGATGGGGGATATAGGTTTGGGGGTTGCGCGGAGAAGAGAGGATTTTGGAAGTTGCAGAAGGGTGGGAGGGGGGGAAGGAAGGGATCTGGGTTTCGggtttttctagttttttttttattttttttatttttaattttaatatttagaagatttagatttttttttaaattaaaaaataattttttttgccatgtggcagccacatcagcacaaatgtggcagccacgtcagcatttaacagactaatggatgtaaaatctaacggatgtgttattttgaaataaaatggtactggatgtatgaaagtgaaatgttttaaagttgttgtacgAGATTGTAAtggacctcaaacctgaggggctactatgtaatttaccctttttttaatgtCTGAAATGTATAGTTTTCGTTATATATAAAGCAATTTAGGTTTTAATATTATCAATATAACTTGAAGGTGTCCCCTGCATATTAAAATCATGGCTTCCCCCAAACTTAATTTTGAGGAGAATGAGATCAGAAAACAGCAGGACTGAGCACACAATCCCGTGTTGTTTCGAAAAACCATTTCTCCACAATCCAATCGCCATGATGGTCTTTGGCTACATATTCaaagaaatatttttcatttttatgccATTTCTTTAAAGTAAATCATTTGCATATCATTCCCCTTCCTTGCATATATCGTAAGCATTTATTATTGGACAATGTTAggaagatcaaattttaaactaaatttataaatcaaatgaaattaaatttgcaaaccaaatgatgtgtcactaataagaaataagcacgttaatcacaATTTAAGTAATACTTCAATCATTAACATCCATATcatttggtttagaaatttggtctctctaacattattcttcactatttgtttttttttttttgaataaacgatattattttcACTAGAGGATTGGGGtgtgcttagcctcacaattgaCTAGTAATAATATGGCTCAAATTCGTCATATGCCACCGTGTCAAACTCAACGTTGCATTAGTCATTGTCTATTGTCTAATGAGTCACGAGGGAGgaataaacataaaaaataattaataggCTTCATTCTAATAATGTGTTACGAATGAGCTAAATTTTACAATAAACTAgtactaatgtagtttaaattcgtttttggcaagaattaattctaagacctatcacttacaaatgaagaaaaatactatTAGACCATAATATTAAGTGATATTCCAATACTTACTTGGAGAAGACACTATCTAACATAAGTTTTCAGATTTCTTTTTTGTAAGGGATGTTATGTAGTTTTGTGGAATTAATTATGCTGGTATTTAAATATCGCAATAATTTTGTGGTAatgtacaatttttttatttttttaacaaagatATATATACGCTAAGGATGTGGGAGAATAATTGGTTCTTGAAATCGAATTTGAgacttttcacttataagtaaaaagAAATCTCATTAAATCTTTGTGCACAAACGGTAAATCATGCAAGAAACATTAGTAGTAAATTGTGATTGTCAGTAGGCAACCATTTAGTTAAATGGAATCACATTTAAGTATTAGATAAGCGTTTTAATGAGTAGTTGTGATTGTGCTGATAATGGTGACTATGATGATAGATGATATATTGGCACCCATTCATCATCACTAGTCGTAAACCACTAATTTTTAGTATTAAAAGAAGGATGTACTTCATTCTCTCGCTTGAATCAAAGGGACAAAAAAAAGATGTCATCATAACATTATTGCTCAGAAGAATGTCAAtgatattaaaagaattaagagaaaattaaaagaattcATAAACACTAGAAGATGCTTACCCGGACACAACAATTAAAGAGGGCCAAGTAGTGCCGTAGTGGTGGCATACACGTGCATGCAGCATGAATGCCAATGTCATCACCCGAATTTTCAAGAATGCACTGCTGCAgcagaaaataatataaaattttattgcttcaaaaaacaaagataataattcaaagcaaaaacaaaacaaaaaaacaaaaaaaaaaaatcacctttcttcatataattttaaaaaatgctATCGAAGCAAAtatatagggaactttaacgaaaagcttccggtactgttcactttaacgaaaaaccacatttttacattaaaaagtcaatcctgttactattcactttaccatttattttgtctttatcattaaaactcaaagttttcaagcccttttcattagttttcctaaatatatattcaaattataGAGGACATCATCAAAATAGAATATAGAAATCTCTAGACTATATAGAAGCCCATCACCAATTGCAGAATAAAGTAAATGACGTTTGCTTCTTTCTATAAGAAAGATTTAATGTATTCATTGTCACATAACGTTTTTTATCAAATAATGTATTATCACATGCAAATTTTCTTTACATGACAATGTTATTGAATCAAGACGTTACATGACGATGAACCCACTTcatgtaaattattttttctttctaaggATCCCCCATAAGTTATTATAACAGGATTTAATTCCTCTCCAAAtcttttttggaaaactaaccaaaacatccTCAAAGGTTTCattttaatcataaggacaaaataattCAATAATATCCAAAATAGGCAtgtaaaagaagacaagggagaGAGTATTTTAAGGGAAATAGCATTTCAGGGATATCATATGCAAAAGTTGGGCATCAGGAGACAAACCATGCAACAAATTCACATGCAAAAGGAGATAAGCAAGTTCACATGCAAACCAAAATCAGGCCACATTTCAAAAACAGTGCTGACAATTTCAGTAACAGTAGAAGCATAGTGACAAATGACAAGTACCAAAGAGGTGTCCACaccatttatttataaataattttaataCCATTGTATCATGATTTAGTCTATATAAGTGCAGTTCATTCATTATAAATATATACCTCTCAACGTCCCAAGTTTCTGTAGTCTTCATAgcatccttgtaaacactttcttgtaaacaactatctttgtaaacatttcatatatcaataaaagttcaagtatacatattcaagcaatctccaagttttaagtaagctttcttttctttctttagtgtgtttgtttaattagacttaTAGTCCAAAATAGGAAAACActattgtagttatatta
This region of Malus domestica chromosome 07, GDT2T_hap1 genomic DNA includes:
- the LOC139197740 gene encoding 26S proteasome regulatory subunit 4 homolog A-like; the encoded protein is MGQGTPGGLNRQGLPGDRKPDGNDKKEKKFEPAAPPAPVGRKQRKQKGPEAAEPGAAQAAGGESRIKDYLLMAEEFVTNQERLKPPEEKAEEYRSKVDDLRGSPMSVGNLEELIDENHAIVSSSVGPEYYVGILMRITPLFRPPWVFRVFD